A genomic window from Brachyspira sp. SAP_772 includes:
- a CDS encoding ATP-binding protein, which translates to MKEKIIIGFSKLIIFREILKTKTIKKLIKLLKYNSNDDTETTSLYYDFLNELYNNNDNIGEYLLEYIFRDDNIYIKKILLKQNINKNIENALKEELDFFSYLSEINLSDIYNNFAGLETKKIDFYNIYSSHIKEISKKGYGIFYNNNMFTLDERNNITKAEHQDKQDIKQLYGYEREREKVIQNTRVLLEGKKANNILLYGDAGTGKSSTIKAIANMFKDEGLRLIEVKKSQLSFITDIIQKLSLSPLKFIIFIDDLTFSSNDDSFSYLKAVLEGGVNSFPQNIVVYVTSNYRHLIKENFNDRTGDDIHVEDTIQQIMSLTNRFGIVITFQRPDKDLFVDIVLSYAKDYNIQIDKEELIKQAESYAIRSAGRSPRVAKQFIETLL; encoded by the coding sequence ATGAAAGAAAAAATAATAATTGGTTTTTCAAAATTAATAATATTTAGAGAAATATTAAAAACAAAAACTATAAAAAAATTAATAAAGTTATTAAAATATAATTCTAATGATGATACAGAAACAACATCTTTATATTACGATTTTTTAAATGAACTTTATAATAATAATGATAATATAGGAGAGTATTTATTAGAATATATATTTAGAGATGATAACATATATATAAAAAAAATATTATTAAAACAAAATATAAATAAAAACATAGAAAATGCTTTAAAAGAAGAATTAGATTTTTTTAGTTATTTATCTGAAATTAATTTGTCTGATATTTATAATAATTTTGCAGGGTTAGAAACAAAAAAAATTGATTTTTATAATATATACTCTAGTCATATAAAAGAAATTAGCAAAAAAGGCTATGGAATATTTTATAACAACAATATGTTCACACTTGATGAAAGAAACAACATAACAAAAGCAGAACATCAAGATAAACAAGATATAAAACAATTATATGGTTATGAGAGAGAAAGAGAGAAAGTAATACAAAACACTAGGGTCTTATTAGAAGGAAAAAAGGCTAATAATATACTTCTTTATGGTGATGCTGGTACTGGTAAAAGCAGCACTATAAAAGCTATTGCCAATATGTTTAAAGATGAAGGTTTAAGGCTTATTGAAGTTAAAAAAAGTCAATTATCATTTATCACAGATATAATACAAAAACTAAGTTTAAGTCCACTTAAATTTATAATATTCATAGATGATTTAACTTTTTCTTCTAATGATGACAGTTTCTCATATTTAAAAGCAGTACTTGAAGGCGGAGTAAACTCTTTTCCACAAAATATAGTAGTTTATGTAACTTCAAATTATAGGCATTTAATAAAAGAAAATTTTAATGACAGGACAGGAGATGATATACACGTAGAAGACACTATTCAGCAGATAATGAGTTTAACAAACAGATTTGGTATAGTTATAACTTTCCAAAGACCAGATAAGGATTTATTTGTAGATATAGTGTTATCATATGCAAAAGACTATAATATACAAATAGATAAAGAAGAACTTATAAAACAAGCAGAAAGTTATGCTATAAGAAGTGCAGGAAGAAGCCCAAGGGTTGCAAAGCAGTTTATAGAGACTTTATTATAA
- the dxr gene encoding 1-deoxy-D-xylulose-5-phosphate reductoisomerase, whose amino-acid sequence MKKRVLILGATGSIGVNTCSVIEHFYNDFEIVGITTNTKIDVLKEECMKFKPKYVHISSQEALEKFKKFNINVNIYEGSIADFVKDIDFDILVNALVGYSGFLPTIEAIKKSKMVALANKETLVVGGDIINDLLKKHNAKLVPIDSEHSAIFQILNHFSNVEISKVIITASGGPFFRTPKEELKNVTVEMALKHPTWNMGGKITIDSATMMNKGFEVIEAHHLFNLDYDKIETIIHPQSLIHSMVEFVDGEIYAQIGKNDMRLPIQHALTYPEVKGTPFEKLKLYEHSEINFYKMDFDKFIMLKLAYECGKKGGLYPCILNAANEVCVYSFLERKIRFTEIFDIVARMVKINVSHIPLTVENIIKIDNETRKETLKLIETIKHM is encoded by the coding sequence ATGAAAAAAAGAGTTCTCATACTTGGTGCTACTGGTTCTATAGGAGTGAATACTTGCTCGGTAATAGAACATTTTTATAATGACTTTGAAATAGTAGGAATTACTACAAACACAAAAATCGATGTATTAAAAGAAGAATGCATGAAATTCAAACCAAAATATGTGCATATCTCTTCTCAGGAAGCTTTAGAAAAGTTCAAAAAATTTAATATCAATGTTAATATCTATGAAGGAAGTATAGCTGATTTTGTAAAAGATATTGATTTTGACATATTAGTAAATGCTTTAGTAGGCTATTCAGGTTTTCTTCCAACAATAGAAGCAATAAAAAAATCTAAAATGGTGGCATTAGCAAATAAAGAAACATTAGTTGTAGGCGGAGATATAATTAATGATTTATTAAAAAAACATAATGCTAAATTGGTGCCAATAGACAGCGAACATTCTGCAATTTTTCAAATATTAAATCATTTTAGCAATGTAGAAATTTCAAAAGTAATAATAACAGCATCTGGAGGACCTTTCTTTAGAACTCCAAAAGAAGAGTTAAAAAATGTTACAGTGGAAATGGCTTTAAAACATCCTACTTGGAATATGGGCGGAAAAATTACAATAGATAGTGCCACTATGATGAATAAGGGCTTTGAAGTAATAGAAGCTCATCATTTATTTAATTTGGATTATGATAAAATAGAAACTATTATACACCCTCAAAGTTTAATACATTCTATGGTTGAGTTTGTAGATGGGGAGATATATGCACAAATTGGAAAAAATGATATGCGTCTTCCTATACAACATGCCCTCACCTACCCTGAAGTAAAAGGTACACCATTTGAAAAATTAAAACTTTATGAACATAGTGAGATTAATTTTTATAAGATGGATTTTGATAAGTTTATTATGCTAAAACTTGCTTATGAATGCGGCAAAAAGGGAGGATTATATCCTTGCATATTAAATGCTGCTAATGAAGTATGTGTATATTCTTTTTTGGAAAGAAAGATAAGATTTACAGAAATATTTGATATAGTAGCGAGAATGGTAAAAATTAATGTTTCGCATATACCGCTTACTGTGGAAAATATTATAAAAATTGATAATGAAACAAGAAAAGAAACTTTAAAATTAATAGAAACTATAAAACATATGTGA
- a CDS encoding 4Fe-4S binding protein, which produces MKRRIIKIDEDKCTGCGECIPDCPEGALQIIDGKARLISDLFCDGLGACIKKCPENAMTIEEREAEEYNEQKVMVNIAKGGANVIKAHLKHLKEHGEDKLFNEAIKYLKDNNLEVPNMEENKPCGCPGSMQRDMRDKMPTSNNNIKMDSELRNWPIQLKLMNPNATYLNDIDLLISADCVPFTYANFHSKFLKGKVLMMLCPKLDSDIDSYIEKLANIFETKNIKSITIVRMEVPCCGGVEMIVEAALKKANKNIIIKEYTISIDGEII; this is translated from the coding sequence ATGAAAAGAAGAATAATAAAAATAGATGAAGATAAATGCACAGGCTGTGGAGAATGCATACCAGATTGTCCTGAGGGAGCTTTACAAATAATAGACGGAAAAGCAAGACTTATAAGCGATTTATTTTGTGACGGGCTTGGAGCTTGCATAAAAAAATGCCCAGAAAATGCAATGACTATAGAAGAGAGAGAAGCAGAAGAATATAATGAACAAAAAGTAATGGTAAATATTGCTAAAGGCGGTGCTAATGTAATAAAGGCTCATCTAAAACATTTAAAAGAGCATGGAGAAGATAAGCTTTTTAATGAAGCTATAAAATATTTAAAAGATAATAATTTGGAGGTACCTAACATGGAAGAAAACAAACCTTGCGGATGTCCCGGAAGCATGCAAAGGGACATGAGAGATAAAATGCCTACATCCAACAACAATATAAAGATGGATTCTGAGTTAAGAAATTGGCCTATACAGCTAAAACTTATGAACCCAAATGCCACCTATCTTAATGATATAGATTTACTTATTAGTGCAGATTGTGTTCCTTTTACTTATGCAAATTTCCATTCAAAATTCTTGAAAGGCAAAGTGCTTATGATGTTGTGTCCTAAACTTGATAGCGACATAGATTCATATATTGAAAAACTCGCTAATATATTTGAAACAAAAAATATTAAATCTATTACAATAGTTCGTATGGAAGTGCCTTGCTGCGGAGGTGTTGAAATGATAGTAGAAGCAGCTCTTAAAAAAGCAAATAAAAACATCATAATAAAAGAATACACTATATCCATAGATGGAGAAATAATCTAA
- a CDS encoding Crp/Fnr family transcriptional regulator, whose amino-acid sequence MEEYIDIILKSSLFNNIERDNILNIINSFGYQNKSYKKGNTIIDIGDRIEHIYLILDGMVEVSKEYDDARKNIVNILNAGDIFAESFALSTKKISTIQALSFTNTKILKINTNNIFSNAIFLQNLIKVLSDKNIFLSIKNDILSQKSLRSKIMLYLKYMSNIQKSNNIVIPYNRDKLAEFISSDRSALSRELNRLSKEKIIKLEGNKITILKH is encoded by the coding sequence ATGGAAGAGTATATAGATATAATATTAAAATCAAGTTTATTTAATAATATAGAGAGAGATAATATTCTTAATATAATTAATAGTTTTGGATATCAAAATAAATCATATAAAAAAGGAAATACTATTATAGACATAGGAGATCGTATAGAGCATATTTATTTAATATTAGATGGAATGGTAGAAGTTTCAAAAGAATATGATGATGCAAGAAAAAACATAGTTAATATATTAAATGCTGGAGATATTTTTGCAGAATCTTTTGCATTATCTACAAAGAAGATTTCTACAATACAGGCATTATCTTTTACCAATACTAAGATATTAAAAATAAATACTAATAATATTTTTAGTAATGCAATTTTTTTGCAAAATCTCATTAAAGTTTTATCTGATAAAAATATATTTCTCTCTATAAAAAATGATATATTAAGTCAAAAAAGTTTAAGAAGTAAAATAATGCTTTATTTAAAATATATGTCTAATATACAAAAATCTAATAATATAGTAATACCGTATAATAGAGATAAATTAGCAGAGTTTATATCTTCAGATAGAAGTGCATTATCAAGAGAATTAAATAGACTATCAAAAGAAAAAATAATAAAACTTGAAGGCAACAAAATAACAATTTTAAAACATTAA